In Bufo gargarizans isolate SCDJY-AF-19 chromosome 5, ASM1485885v1, whole genome shotgun sequence, the following are encoded in one genomic region:
- the XKR9 gene encoding XK-related protein 9 isoform X2, whose amino-acid sequence MSFTKWNFIMTVFGIFSFLFDIGVDLWISVKYFQQELYLFGLLTLFFVLLSTLIVQAFSYSWYEDDCAEDSHGSMTLVLIIHLFLAGTLLRYWYAVKYGYQATYDHRKQKPEDTKKKAVCAMTDLSMLRCFKTYLENTPQFILQLYILIEHGEITIIQCI is encoded by the exons ATGAGCTTCACAAAATGGAATTTTATTATGACTGTCTTTGGGATTTTCTCCTTCCTCTTTGACATTGGAGTAGATTTGTGGATTTCAGTCAAATACTTTCAACAAGAGCTTTATCTTTTTGGACTGTTAaccttattttttgttcttttgtcCACACTAATAGTACAAGCATTTAGTTACTCATGGTATGAAGATGATTGTGCTGAGGACAGTCATGGAAGTATGACACTTGTCCTTATTATTCATCTTTTCCTGGCAGGAACCTTGCTCAG ATACTGGTACGCTGTGAAATATGGATATCAGGCGACGTATGACCACAGAAAACAGAAACCTGAGGATACCAAGAAGAAAGCAGTGTGCGCTATGACGGACCTCAGCATGCTCAGGTGCTTTAAAACCTATTTGGAAAATACGCCCCAGTTCATACTTCAGCTTTACATACTCATAGAGCATGGTGAGATCACCATAATCCAAT GTATCTGA
- the XKR9 gene encoding XK-related protein 9 isoform X1 — protein MSFTKWNFIMTVFGIFSFLFDIGVDLWISVKYFQQELYLFGLLTLFFVLLSTLIVQAFSYSWYEDDCAEDSHGSMTLVLIIHLFLAGTLLRYWYAVKYGYQATYDHRKQKPEDTKKKAVCAMTDLSMLRCFKTYLENTPQFILQLYILIEHGEITIIQYISIMVSLFSISWSTVDYQMSLRKSLPGKKGISVGFPLLSYTFYKFFTLTSWIVSIVFLITCNIYMFAGLVTLLGFAGFCWAWKQETDFCRTKKGMEVLYRVIIGTILIFTFFNVKGSNTRVPISVYYFVRVLSTIGILSLCFYLRPSFACTFIFALLSIATVVTLGLGILSLILYYACFHPTLHCIGQFKGDTVDGITSREQSRFQKFIMP, from the exons ATGAGCTTCACAAAATGGAATTTTATTATGACTGTCTTTGGGATTTTCTCCTTCCTCTTTGACATTGGAGTAGATTTGTGGATTTCAGTCAAATACTTTCAACAAGAGCTTTATCTTTTTGGACTGTTAaccttattttttgttcttttgtcCACACTAATAGTACAAGCATTTAGTTACTCATGGTATGAAGATGATTGTGCTGAGGACAGTCATGGAAGTATGACACTTGTCCTTATTATTCATCTTTTCCTGGCAGGAACCTTGCTCAG ATACTGGTACGCTGTGAAATATGGATATCAGGCGACGTATGACCACAGAAAACAGAAACCTGAGGATACCAAGAAGAAAGCAGTGTGCGCTATGACGGACCTCAGCATGCTCAGGTGCTTTAAAACCTATTTGGAAAATACGCCCCAGTTCATACTTCAGCTTTACATACTCATAGAGCATGGTGAGATCACCATAATCCAAT atatcTCCATCATGGTATCGCTTTTCAGCATTTCATGGTCTACAGTGGATTACCAGATGTCATTACGGAAATCTCTACCAGGAAAGAAGGGTATAAGTGTTGGATTTCCTCTGCTGTCCTACACGTTCTACAAGTTTTTCACTTTGACCTCCTGGATCGTCAGCATAGTCTTTCTCATAACCTGCAATATTTATATGTTTGCTGGCCTTGTGACTTTGTTAGGTTTCGCTGGATTTTGCTGGGCTTGGAAGCAAGAGACAGATTTCTGCAGAACCAAGAAAGGAATGGAAGTACTATACAGGGTCATTATTGGAACAATtctcatttttacttttttcaatgTGAAAGGGTCTAATACAAGAGTCCCTATTTCAGTTTATTATTTTGTGCGGGTTTTGAGCACAATAGGGATTCTGTCCTTGTGTTTCTACCTCAGACCTTCCTTTGCATGTACTTTCATATTTGCACTTCTCAGTATTGCTACAGTTGTAACTTTGGGACTTGGTATTTTATCATTGATTCTGTATTATGCTTGTTTCCACCCCACCCTTCACTGCATAGGTCAATTTAAAGGCGATACAGTGGATGGGATCACCTCTAGAGAGCAGAGTAGATTTCAAAAATTCATAATGCCGTAG